Proteins from one Pagrus major chromosome 1, Pma_NU_1.0 genomic window:
- the sgsh gene encoding N-sulphoglucosamine sulphohydrolase, giving the protein MLLELVFLILASCCTAESKTRNVLLIIADDAGFETEVYNNSVVHTPHLRSLAKRSLVFSNAFTSVSSCSPSRSTILTGLPQHQNGMYGLHQGVHHFNSFDGVQSLPLLLSKANVHTGIIGKKHVGPGPVYPFDYAYTEETNSVLQVGRNITRIKLLVRKFFQTHKEEVFERRRKTEENKENRKDEERPFFLYVAFHDTHRCGHSQPQYGAFCEKFGNGEMGMGRIPDWTPEYYTPEQVKVPPFVPDTPAARADLAAQYTTVSRLDQGIGLVLQELREAGYENDTLVIYSSDNGIPFPNGRTNLYRSGTAEPMLVSSPEHRERWGDTSQAYVSLLDITPTILDWFSVPYPSYSLPGSPTTPVHLTGRSLLPALVTEPSSWHTVYASQSLHEITMYYPTRSVHQGAYHLLHNLHYRMPFPIDQDLYVSPTFQDLLNRTRLSEPTHWFKSLQQYYYRERWELYDTRSDLLETRNLVSDPSYSTVLESLRQSLQKWQWETGDPWVCGPDYVLEDKLEPHCRPLYNGL; this is encoded by the exons CTGATGATGCCGGTTTTGAGACGGAGGTGTATAACAACTCTGTGGTCCACACCCCCCACCTGCGCTCTCTGGCCAAACGTAGTCTGGTGTTCAGCAACGCCTTCACCTCTGTCAGCAGCTGCTCTCCCAGCCGCTCCACCATCCTTACCGGCCTGCCGCAg CACCAGAACGGCATGTACGGGCTTCATCAGGGTGTTCACCACTTCAACTCGTTTGACGGAGTCCAAAGTCTGCCGCTGCTCCTCAGCAAAGCCAACGTACACACAG GTATTATTGGGAAGAAGCACGTTGGTCCTGGACCTGTGTATCCTTTTGATTATGCCTACACAGAGGAGACCAACTCTGTCCTCCAGGTGGGGAGGAACATCACCCGCATCAAACTCCTGGTCCGCAAGTTTTTCCAGACCCATAAAGAGGAAGTGTTTGAACGAAGGCGTAAGACAGAAGAGAATAAAGAGAATAGAAAAGATGAAGAGAGGCCGTTTTTCCTTTATGTCGCCTTCCATGACACCCACCGATGTGGACACTCGCAGCCCCAGTATGGAGCGTTCTGTGAGAAGTTTGGGAATGGTGAAATGGGGATGGGTAGAATACCTGACTGGACACCCGAATATTACACACCAGAACAAGTGAAG GTTCCTCCTTTTGTGCCGGACACGCCTGCAGCACGAGCCGACTTAGCTGCACAGTACACCACAGTTAGCAGGCTGGACCAAG GTATCGGTTTGGTTCTTCAGGAGCTCAGGGAAGCTGGTTATGAGAACGACACTCTGGTCATCTACAGCTCCGATAACGGCATCCCCTTCCCCAATGGCAGAACCAACCTGTACCGCTCCGGGACAGCAGAGCCCATGCTGGTGTCCTCTCCAGAGCACAGGGAGCGATGGGGAGACACCAGCCAGGCTTACGTCAGCCTGCTGG ACATTACTCCCACTATCCTGGACTGGTTCTCTGTTCCCTACCCATCCTACAGCCTCCCCGGCAGCCCCACCACCCCGGTCCACCTCACCGGTCGCTCCTTACTGCCTGCTCTAGTCACGGAGCCCAGCAGCTGGCACACCGTGTACGCCAGCCAGTCCCTCCACGAG ATAACCATGTACTACCCAACCCGCTCTGTCCACCAGGGGGCGTACCACCTCCTCCACAACCTACACTACCGCATGCCCTTCCCCATCGACCAGGACCTGTATGTGTCACCGACCTTCCAGGACCTGCTGAACCGCACCCGGCTGAGTGAGCCCACACACTGGTTCAAAAGCCTGCAGCAGTATTACTACAGAGAGCGCTGGGAGCTGTACGACACCAG GTCGGACCTTCTGGAAACAAGGAACCTGGTGTCAGACCCGTCCTACAGCACCGTGCTGGAGAGCCTGAGGCAGAGTCTGCAGAAGTGGCAGTGGGAGACAGGGGACCCCTGGGTCTGTGGACCTGACTACGTCCTGGAGGACAAACTAGAGCCGCACTGCAGACCACTCTACAATGGACTCTGA
- the gnav1 gene encoding guanine nucleotide binding protein (G protein) alpha v1: protein MGLCLGTEVTEEKKAKIHSAKIDRDLYESAKREMNVVKILLLGAAESGKSTLVKQMKIIHSNGFTKQELSSFKPAVLDNLLTSMKFVLHGMGVLRINLANNRNKVHAHSVLSCGRCFDEEQVLFPFLGHALTCLWADQGVRAAAARGYEYELNDSALYFFENMARLTSPEYVPTETDVLRVRLRTTGVIETQFKVNHLIFRMYDVGGQRTERRKWIGCFEDVRAVLFVVSLSGYDMTLVEDPSMNRLQESMKLFAAICNNVFFRSTSMILFMNKIDLFQDKILHSGRHLRLYLPQFKGADCDVDSAARFIAATFVSLNATPSKLIYHHFTTATDTSNIQVVFQVVMDTIIKENLEAVSLL, encoded by the exons ATGGGACTGTGCCTCGGTACCGAagtcacagaggagaagaaggcgAAGATACACAGCGCCAAGATAGACAGAGACCTGTACGAGTCCGCCAAGCGGGAGATGAACGTGGTTAAAATACTCCTACTGG GTGCAGCAGAGAGCGGAAAAAGCACTTTGGTCAAACAGATGAAGATCATCCACAGTAATGGATTCACCAAGCAAGAGCTCAGCAGCTTCAAG CCTGCAGTGCTGGATAACCTCCTGACCTCCATGAAGTTTGTCCTCCATGGCATGGGAGTCCTCCGGATCAACCTGGCTAACAACAGGAACAAG GTCCACGCCCATTCTGTCCTGTCGTGTGGGCGGTGCTTTGATGAAGAACAGGTGCTGTTTCCTTTCCTTGGCCATGCCCTGACCTGTCTGTGGGCCGACCAGGGCGTGAGGGCGGCGGCGGCCCGGGGATACGAGTATGAGCTGAATGACTCGGCGCTGTA TTTCTTTGAGAACATGGCCCGCCTCACTTCTCCAGAATACGTGCCGACAGAGACAGATGTTCTGCGAGTACGGCTGAGGACGACCGGCGTGATAGAGACCCAGTTCAAAGTCAACCACCTCATTTTCAG GATGTACGATGTTGGAGGCCAGAGAACCGAGCGGAGGAAGTGGATTGGCTGTTTTGAGGACGTCAGGGCGGTGTTGTTCGTGGTGTCGCTCAGCGGATACGACATGACCCTGGTGGAAGACCCCTCCATG AATCGTCTTCAGGAGAGCATGAAACTCTTCGCCGCCATCTGCAACAACGTTTTCTTCCGCAGCACATCCATG ATTTTATTCATGAACAAGATAGACCTTTTTCAAGACAAGATTTTACACTCTGGGCGACATCTGAGGTTATACCTGCCACAGTTTAAAG GTGCAGACTGCGACGTGGACTCGGCCGCCCGCTTCATCGCCGCCACCTTTGTCTCGCTCAACGCCACACCCAGCAAACTCATCTACCACCACTTCACCACGGCGACCGACACCTCCAACATCCAGGTCGTCTTCCAGGTGGTTATGGACACGATCATCAAAGAGAACCTGGAGGCCGTGTCGCTCCTCTAA
- the npb gene encoding neuropeptide B → MERSVRFAVVCVAVSLLVSCHPVEAWYKQSTGPSYYSVGRASGLLSGIRRSPYVRRSESEETLLDSGETAGNSVIPETNKQISILKSMAICVKDISPNLKSCELLRDGTGTFQCKADVFLTLDSLDCLSA, encoded by the exons ATGGAGAGGTCAGTCAGGTTTGCCGTGGTGTGCGTCGCCGTCTCTCTGCTCGTCTCCTGCCATCCAGTCGAAGCCTGGTACAAGCAGTCGACCGGGCCCAGTTACTACTCGGTGGGTCGTGCCTCCGGTTTGCTTTCCGGCATCAGGAGGTCGCCGTACGTCCGGAGGTCCGAGTCCGAAGAGACGCTGTTGGACAGCGGGGAGACAGCTGGTAACAGCGTGATTCCAGAGACTAACAAGCAGATCTCCATCCTCAAAAGCATG GCCATCTGCGTCAAGGACATCTCTCCAAACCTGAAGAGCTGCGAGCTGCTGCGGGACGGGACGGGCACCTTCCAGTGCAAGGCGGACGTCTTCCTCACCCTGGACTCCCTGGACTGCCTGTCCGCGTGA